In Lathyrus oleraceus cultivar Zhongwan6 chromosome 2, CAAS_Psat_ZW6_1.0, whole genome shotgun sequence, the DNA window CTTGATGAGTTTTGTTTATGAAGTGTCCTCTTTTTAATTTCTGCAATTTTATGGTACAGGGTGTTTACTATTATTTCTATCAAATATTCAGGAACCGAGCTGAAACAGCTGCATTAGAGAAGAAAATGCTAGGCAACGGTGATGGTTCAGTTGGAATGTTCTCCTCACTTATTGTTGCAGCTTTATCTGGGTAAAATTTACTCTGTTTGTATAGACAATTACTCAATTTACTCACATGATACGACTCAAATTTTCTTGATAAATCTTCATGCAGTTGTGTTAACGTGCTGCTGACAAATCCGATATGGCTAGTTGTTACCCGCATGCAGGTGATTAGCATTAGTTGATTTTCACCTCTATTAACGTGCTGCTCACAAATCCGACAAGGCTTACATTTGTTTTTTTATCGTGCAGACACATAAAAAAGAGTCGAAGAGAACTATCCCGGATCCGCGGCTGTCTGACGCCACTGAACAAAAACTGCTTTCTACTGTTGAGCCTCATGCTTATGGAACTAGCCATGTGGTAGGTAAAGTCTATCTTGTTTGATAGTCTCCATAGCCTTGTTATAAAAGAAGTATTACTAGTACATTGGCGGTTTTGTTATAGTAATCAGAATTGGTGATTGGAAAGCATTTCAATGAATTAATCCATAATTCATACAACAGATTTTTCGTAAAAGTCTCTTCTCTTGTTCCTGGCAACTGTTTCTTACTTCTTACAACAGTTTACACTTTGCATAAATTTGACTCTGATGGAACAATCTAATCATCAAACCTACACAGTTTCCTTTTATAATTATATAATATTCTCATATATATGTGCAGATTCAAGAAGTTTACGATGAATCTGGAGTTTTGGGTTTCTGGAAGGGTGTATTACCAACATTGGTCATGGTACGTTTTTGGTAATTGGCGGTGAATCCTTCTAATGCTAAGGGAGTTTTAATGACTAGTTGTTGCTACTTATCACAGGTTAGCAATCCTTCCATACAGTTCATGCTGTACGAAACCTTGTTGGCGAAGTTGAAAAAAAGAAGCGCTACCAACACCGTATCTGCTCTACAGGTATTTTCTCATTTCACTTCTTTAGGTGAAAGTGAAATCACATGTGAATCATTGCATTCATATTTTCTATTATGTCATTTTTTAAAATTCTGGCAACATTGCGAGACTAAAGATTGGTCTGTGTAACTAGATATTTCTTCTTGGAGCCATTGCTAAGCTCGGAGCTACCGTTGTAACCTATCCTCTTCTTGTTGTGAAGGTATATCATACATTATGCCAGTTTTTGCTTCGTGTTTTTTCATGTACTCCATTGTCAATAATCAAAATGCTTCATTTGTTGCTATTGCAGGCAAGACTTCAAGCTAGACAGGTTAAAAATGGAGACAAGAGACACCATTATAAAGGTTCAAGTTGTGACAATCTTTTCTTATAAAACTCACGTGGAGACAAGATTCAGTGCATATTTGGATTGATAGCAAGTTTTTCAGAATCACCGTGTGTTACTGTAATTTTAACAAAAGATACACTAGCGTTTCATCACTCAAACTCGCCGTGATTGCAAACATTTGCACTGAAACTACCATGATATAGGGATAAAAAACGTTTTTACTCGTATTTTTTTGACTCGACTCTAATTTGCATGTTGTTCTAATTCAGGTACGAGGGACGCTATTTTTAAGATGATCCGCTACGAAGGGATCAACGGATTTTACAAAGGAATGGGAACCAAAATTGTACAAAGTGTTCTAGCTGCAGCTGTTTTGTTTATGGTGAAGGAAGAACTAGTTAAGCAGACACGTTTCTTGCTTGGAAAGAATGTTCCCAACACTTTAAAGCCATAGCTTGTGTGATTGGCAAAtcacttttttttttttttttaattttaaattttcCTCAAATTGGTAATTCAGAACCATCTTCATTTGGCATATTTTTCATTCTTATCATAGAAAATAGATTGTGGCATTGGAAAGTTTGTAACTTTATTAATAGGAGATTAAAACATTGCTTTAAAGTTTATTATTTATTAAAGACATGCCTCTAATTGAAAATAATTTGTTTAAACAAAGGTTGTTTGTATATGCTAGGTCATGTGTATGGAAGTATCAAATTGTTGTTGGTCAGCTAGTAGAGAAATGACATTTTAACATCAAAATATCACTTGATTTTTAAAATGTATGTAAGTTTTAGAAGATATATAATACACGAGAGACAAAGATAAGTATATATGGTGTTACATATGACATGATATTGTGATTTTAAGTTTAGGTCCAAATTATGTTGCTAATATGGGTGAGAAAGAAGGGACTATGTAACTTGTTAGAATTTAGTAAACATGCATAGATATTCTAGATTAGTAGTATAGCTAGAATAAACAATTTTTAGGTTAGTGTTTCTTCATTAACATTCAATGTATTTATTGAAACACCATTATAAATATAAATGGTGTGAGTTGAGTAGATACAGAATTTACATAATTCTATATCACTTATTGTTAAAACTAAAAGGTTGGTGCCCCAAATGCAACTACGTCACTTATTGTCTCAATAAATACTTTGGAGGTTAAATCGCATCAGAACATTCTCCCTCCTCATTTCTGATTTTCCTCAAAACCATTCTTCAAACTTTCTCAAATTTTTCTCTACATCAACCCAAAGCTCAATCATTAAGGCTTAAAGGAACTTCAATCATCATCTCCAACATCGAAAACATCTGAAACATCAATTTCttgtaaatttttttaattttcgATAACTTTTTGAGTTTTAGTGTAAATGAGTAAAAATCAATGATTATAGTTAGAAATGAGTAGAAATAACATTTAAGATAGTTTAGACATATTCTATTAGATGTGTGTTGGTTGAAAATGATGATCAAAACAAGTTTTTTTGACACTGCATACACCATTGACGCAACTTCTGAGTTGCAGGAAATTCCGAAGATGCATCTTTGGAATTTTTCAGCAGTTTAGTTTTTCAGTaaccggagatgcatcttcggaatTTTCTCAGTCTTTTTAGTTTTTGATTTTCTTACTTGTGTTGTTTTTCTGCACTAATGATCTGCCTTACTTTAACTTATAAGCATAATGGCTGATATACATGATAGATTGAGGCATTGAAGGGTTTCTCAACACGCATCCGTACAACGGGAGAAGAGTCACCGGGTTCTGGAGGCTTCTGGTCCCTATGGTTAGGCAGAGCCATCTGCTTCTGGGACTCGTGCTTCTCCTCATgccacttcatcttcttctttcCGTAGGAGACAAGATTCACCATCTGACTCATCACTCCCTTCATCCTCCCCCAGGCGTCAGGTTTCACCATGCCACTTCCTACTATAGATGTTGTTAATCCACTCCCACCTCTTACTATTGATCCACTCCCACCTCCTACTGTTGATGCTGCTGAGCCAGTTCCACCTCCGGAGGGTGAGGCTGCTGAGCATGCTAAGCCATAGGCATTTAGAGGAGGCCCAGATGATTTGTCATTACTGCCTCTGTATCCAAACCATACTGCTAAACATATTTGGGACGGGGAGGTAACATTAGTTGGATTCTTTTTTTTTTCCATTAATTTTAATTGACAAATTTCCGACATTGATTATTAATGACAATTTTCAAGAGCGTGATCCACAAAAGTTTCTTAACCACGGGAGGAAGATTGTTGCATTGCCTCAGCCGAATGAGGAATGATTTCAATTAGTTTTGTCCTTATCTGGTctgaaggacttgtgcatgacCGGTTATCATACGATTAACCATAATATGCTTAATGCATTCATGGAGAGATGACACTCGAAGACCTCGTCGTTTTATCTCCCGCATGGCGAGATGTCTATCACATTGACGATGTATCATGTTTGCTACATCTTCCGATCAGGAGGAGATTCCTAGGTCATGGGAGGATGATCAAAGACAAGGCACTCAAGATGATGGTAGAGTATATGGGGGCTGATCCAGGGGAGGAAATGGATGAGTTGGATAAGACCAGTTTAACACCTTGATTctttctagtagatgttttgaTGTTTTATTTATTGAATATGCCTTTTCATGATGTTTTCAATTGTTGTATGTTGGTGGATTATTTGTCTTTAAGTTGAGAGTGAAGAGAATTATTAGAGGAGAATTTATTAATTGATTAATGTGCGAGAATTGATAGGTTAGGGGAAATATGATATTAATAATAGTTTTATactattatttaattaaaataaaatagaaatataaGGTGTATAGGAAATAAAGACAAGGAGACCTTTTGTGAGAGTAAGTTGAGGGTAGAAGTGAAAAATCATATTTTGAGGGATAATTGTTATTAGAAAAATGGAAATTGGGAGAAGAGGGACTATTTTGCGTTCTACGTGAAGTTGTAAGGAGAAAGCAGAGAAAGAGGCTAGGGCAAGGAAGGAGAAGAATAGGAAGAGCATCATTGCTAAAGGTTGAAGAGATCATTGCTAGGAATAATAATGTAAGGGTGGATAATGGTTCTCAATTATGGTTGACATGAGGGAATGGTAGATTTAGGGTTTTAGTATTTTGATTGATGATGAATCTTTGTGAATGAGATCGATATTGGTGAAAACCTTATTGATAATGTTAGACATATATGTTATATTGTGAAATTTGATGATAATTGATGATTCTACTACTGTGTGTGATTTGTTGTTGATGTATGTCATGTATTATGTTGAAAAAGATATGAACTAGTGattgaaaatgatgaaattgaTGTTATAGTTAAGTAGGATTGTTGATACACGATTACATGAAGACATAGATGAGATTAGGATGATAAAGTGATAAGAAATTGGATCTTAATGATATAAATTCATGTAATAAGTTATTTTTTTGTAATGTGTCGACCTATcaaggtcatgtgtcgacctgaagaggtcatgtgtcgacacatgcAGCCTAAAATTACCTAAAATGCTATTTTTACATTTTCCGACGATTTCGATCATAACTTTTGATTCGTGTGTCCAAATGAGtgtcgtttgaagcgttggaAAGCTAACGCTTAGGACTATAACATATAAGTGATAGATTAAGTGTTTAAATTTATTTATGTGCCTACCGTGTCAATTCAATGTGGCAGTTTGTGTATTTTATTGGTGTGTTGTCGTATTGTTGAATATTTTAAGTTGTTGAGTTGAACTGCTTACGACTTTTTATGATGTTATTAAAATTGAAGTTTAAGACTAGATGTCGTATGATATTCTACCTTCTTTGAATGTTGATATTGAATTCCACTATGTTGATacctaagtgaaggtgagcataCAATGACAGGTTAATATGTTTGTTGTAACCCGTGTTACGGGGTATGATAGCTTATGTTTTATGAAGTGTGACACCCTTGTGTTGGTGATTGTTTAATTAACTCTATTAATTATATGTGGGgtttagaagggtgttacaaccAAGGGTGCTCATGCTAAATTTGTATACCTGAAGAAGGTATATGAGGATGCGATCCTGAGTGCACATCAGGATAATGGTAATGATGAGCAGGTGGCGCTCCATAGATCGCATGCGTTGAGAGCATACCTATTTTATTTGGTTGGCACTACGGTTTTTATGGACATGAATTCCACCTATACATACTTCGTCTACCTACGTTACTTCGTGGATTTCGAGTGTACCCATGAATACAACTAGGGGTGGCTTGTTTGGTCTACGTATATTCGAAGCTGAGAGATGGTTGTATGTGGAAGACGAAGTAGATCACAGGAAGCATCACACTAATGACGATAATAATTATTGGtctttgaatgtttctttatcattttcatttcatctttgaAAAGTCATTACTGATGATTCGGGTGTTCCAAACTTTTCATTTCGGGGTTGGATCCTCCAACACTTCCTGCACATCTCTGGTTGAGCGAGTGTACCTGAATAGACTGAGGATATCGCGTGCTACTACTTTTATCCCGCTCAGAGGAAACCTAGGAGACCGAGCCTTACAGAGTCTATCTTGAGCATATGGTTGCTGAAGACATGCACTTCAACAACTATGTTGATCACCGTGAGATGCGACCATTTGACTGTTGGTGTAagtcctagaggccaatacttttggtacttgtatcgaattatttattaataataataggctttttctttattatgtttgtttaataaagtccctaggatagctagtctgtttaatgtatcaagtgtgacttaatcatgagatcacattaaacataaggacgctattcttaaagtatttgtagtcgagctttattaggaagtgagataacattaaagcattaagactattatgtatatatactgatgatcacatctcatggatcatggataaggagttattaagtcttaaacataggtatggatattaagagtaatatttatactagattgacccgctatgagaatactatatagaatgttatgcaaagtgtcataagttattctcatggtgataatggtgtataccacccttctacctgaaaccactatggaccctagatgtagagtctagtgccttattgctgatcaaacattgtccgtaactggatgaccataaagacagttgatgggtactccacgaagcatgctgagggacatgagtgacctagatggaattttcccatcctgcgtaacaggataaatgtctatg includes these proteins:
- the LOC127118204 gene encoding peroxisomal nicotinamide adenine dinucleotide carrier, whose translation is MSDALINGLAGAGGGIIAQLITYPLQTVNTRQQTDRDPKKNNKSLGTFQQMCQVVKHEGWERLYGGLTPSLVGTATSQGVYYYFYQIFRNRAETAALEKKMLGNGDGSVGMFSSLIVAALSGCVNVLLTNPIWLVVTRMQTHKKESKRTIPDPRLSDATEQKLLSTVEPHAYGTSHVIQEVYDESGVLGFWKGVLPTLVMVSNPSIQFMLYETLLAKLKKRSATNTVSALQIFLLGAIAKLGATVVTYPLLVVKARLQARQVKNGDKRHHYKGTRDAIFKMIRYEGINGFYKGMGTKIVQSVLAAAVLFMVKEELVKQTRFLLGKNVPNTLKP